One window of the Pseudomonas sihuiensis genome contains the following:
- a CDS encoding lipopolysaccharide kinase InaA family protein, whose protein sequence is MSEWRVTSLATPQAAKAFASLDAVFSLQGEAITHDPLSDVIRVEFDGLRYYVKRYHGAGKGVRRFIGRPRVKAEWQNLKHFAAWGIPTAPIAAYGLERKAGAFARGALITQEVVDTLDMSRLAATDDARLHDRAWVDDVSRQLARATRTLHDHHFVHNDLKWRNLLVDEQRRLFLIDCPAGTFWWGPFLRYRIVKDLACLDKVAKYHLSRTQRLRFYLQYRCRDRLNDSDKRRIVQILRYFEGRE, encoded by the coding sequence ATGAGTGAATGGCGCGTCACCTCCCTGGCCACGCCGCAGGCGGCAAAAGCCTTCGCCAGTCTGGACGCGGTGTTTTCCCTGCAGGGCGAGGCGATCACCCATGATCCACTGTCGGACGTGATCCGCGTCGAATTCGATGGGCTGCGCTATTACGTCAAGCGCTATCACGGCGCTGGCAAGGGAGTGCGCCGTTTCATCGGCCGGCCACGGGTCAAGGCCGAATGGCAGAATCTCAAGCACTTCGCCGCCTGGGGTATTCCCACTGCGCCCATCGCCGCCTACGGTCTGGAGCGCAAGGCCGGCGCTTTCGCCCGAGGCGCGCTGATCACCCAAGAGGTCGTCGATACGTTGGACATGTCACGCCTGGCGGCCACGGACGATGCACGCCTGCATGACCGGGCCTGGGTCGACGATGTCAGCCGCCAGTTGGCCAGGGCCACGCGCACGCTGCATGACCATCACTTCGTCCACAATGACCTCAAGTGGCGCAACCTCCTGGTGGACGAGCAGCGTCGGCTGTTTCTCATCGACTGCCCCGCCGGGACCTTCTGGTGGGGGCCGTTCCTGCGCTACCGGATCGTCAAGGATCTCGCTTGCCTGGACAAGGTCGCCAAGTACCACCTGTCGCGCACCCAGCGCCTGCGTTTCTATCTGCAGTATCGGTGTCGCGATCGTCTCAATGACAGTGACAAACGACGGATCGTGCAGATATTGCGCTACTTCGAGGGAAGAGAATGA
- a CDS encoding lipopolysaccharide kinase InaA family protein translates to MKDFIEGEDRTLLERHGLDSFEALWALQLFAVDEPNTASRGGWSTVYRLDLDGTGYYLKRQSNYLTRSLHRPLGEPTLAREFRNTCRYQRLGIPAMRSAFYAERRICGERRAVLLTRALDGWRDLDSYLLNWSKLAAVQRHAIASACGVLARCVHGQGQVHGCFYPKHIFLQPSGDAFVAQLIDLEKTRPLLFGERDRVKDLEPLLRRASTWGDDDVACFLTAYLGDARQLGYWLQRLTARFKDKAGRS, encoded by the coding sequence ATGAAGGACTTCATCGAAGGCGAGGATAGAACGCTGCTCGAGCGTCACGGCCTGGACAGCTTCGAGGCGCTGTGGGCACTGCAACTGTTTGCCGTGGACGAGCCCAACACCGCTTCTCGCGGTGGTTGGAGTACGGTGTACCGGCTCGACCTCGATGGCACCGGCTACTACCTCAAGCGCCAGAGCAATTACCTGACCCGTAGCTTGCATCGTCCGCTGGGTGAACCGACCCTGGCGCGGGAGTTTCGCAATACCTGCCGCTATCAGCGCCTGGGCATTCCGGCGATGCGTTCGGCGTTCTATGCCGAACGACGCATTTGCGGCGAGCGCCGCGCCGTCCTGCTGACCCGAGCCCTGGATGGTTGGCGGGATCTGGACAGCTACCTGCTGAACTGGTCGAAACTGGCCGCCGTGCAACGCCATGCCATCGCCAGCGCCTGTGGGGTGCTGGCCCGGTGCGTACATGGTCAGGGCCAGGTGCATGGTTGTTTCTATCCCAAACATATTTTCCTTCAACCCAGCGGCGATGCTTTCGTCGCGCAGCTGATCGACCTGGAAAAGACCCGGCCGCTGTTGTTCGGCGAGCGTGATCGGGTCAAGGATCTGGAACCCCTGCTGCGTCGCGCCAGTACCTGGGGCGATGACGATGTGGCCTGTTTCCTGACTGCCTATCTCGGTGACGCTCGCCAGTTGGGGTACTGGTTGCAACGTCTCACGGCACGGTTCAAGGACAAGGCGGGGCGCTCATGA
- a CDS encoding lipopolysaccharide kinase InaA family protein, with product MRLASLVDAGRTPALPLLIELKGAGSIQLLSLLRVLPGQRYVGRAQWQGREVLAKLLVGDKAERHFARELRGVQLLAEQGLKTPELLVHGSMPGEGGWLLFEFLADACSLGDAWQSVAHLAWLDDARQQILGEALAAVAGLHRQGLWQEDLHLDNLLRHQGGLYLIDGGGVRAETPGQPLSRDRVLANLGVFFAQFPSALDPFIEELLVHYLLVNGEHALPLEALLKAVAKARGSRLHQFMGKLGRDCSAFCVWRGASRLQVVRREEEALLALLLADPDAAIAAGQSLKLGGSSTVARVDQGARQLVIKRYNIKGMLHWLKRFWRPSRAWHSWCEGNRLSFLGIATPKPLAVLECRTLWLRRRSYLVTEHASGVDIITRFASCAPGELPAEAELRALDDLFAALLRERISHGDLKGTNILWQDGRWMLIDLDAMQQHRRAGSFAPAYAKDRARFLRNWPQDSTLYQVLDERLPSVVAKPNS from the coding sequence ATGAGACTTGCTTCCCTGGTCGATGCCGGACGTACCCCTGCGCTACCGCTGCTGATCGAGCTGAAGGGGGCGGGATCTATCCAGTTGCTCAGCCTTTTGCGGGTGCTGCCAGGTCAGCGCTATGTTGGTCGGGCGCAGTGGCAGGGGCGTGAGGTGCTGGCCAAGCTGCTGGTCGGCGATAAGGCCGAACGGCATTTCGCCCGCGAGCTGCGCGGCGTTCAGCTACTGGCTGAGCAGGGGCTGAAGACGCCCGAATTGCTTGTCCACGGTTCGATGCCTGGAGAGGGCGGTTGGTTGCTCTTCGAGTTCCTCGCCGATGCTTGCAGCCTGGGAGATGCCTGGCAGTCGGTGGCCCATCTGGCGTGGCTGGACGACGCTCGGCAGCAGATATTGGGTGAGGCGCTGGCAGCTGTTGCCGGGCTACACCGGCAAGGTCTGTGGCAAGAGGATCTGCACCTGGACAACCTGCTGCGTCACCAGGGCGGTCTGTATCTGATCGACGGTGGCGGCGTGCGTGCCGAGACTCCGGGTCAACCCCTGTCGCGAGACAGGGTGCTGGCCAATCTGGGGGTGTTCTTCGCTCAATTCCCGAGTGCTCTCGATCCATTCATCGAGGAGCTGCTGGTGCATTACCTGCTGGTCAATGGCGAGCACGCGCTGCCGCTCGAGGCTCTACTCAAGGCGGTAGCCAAGGCCCGTGGTTCGCGTCTGCATCAGTTCATGGGCAAGCTCGGGCGCGATTGTTCGGCGTTTTGCGTATGGCGCGGCGCGTCACGCTTGCAGGTGGTCCGGCGCGAGGAAGAGGCCTTGCTGGCGCTGTTGCTGGCTGACCCTGACGCCGCTATCGCGGCTGGGCAGTCCCTCAAGCTGGGTGGTTCGTCCACCGTCGCGCGAGTCGATCAGGGTGCCAGGCAACTGGTCATCAAGCGCTACAACATCAAGGGCATGCTGCATTGGCTCAAACGCTTCTGGCGACCGAGCCGCGCCTGGCATAGCTGGTGCGAGGGCAACCGCCTGAGTTTTCTCGGCATCGCTACGCCCAAACCGCTCGCTGTGCTCGAGTGTCGTACCCTGTGGCTAAGGCGCCGGTCCTATCTTGTTACCGAACACGCATCGGGTGTGGATATAATTACTCGTTTCGCGTCCTGTGCGCCTGGCGAGTTACCAGCCGAAGCGGAACTGCGGGCGCTGGATGACCTGTTTGCAGCGCTGCTGCGCGAGCGCATCAGTCATGGAGATCTCAAAGGCACCAATATCCTGTGGCAGGATGGGCGCTGGATGTTGATCGACCTGGACGCCATGCAGCAGCACCGTCGCGCCGGTAGTTTCGCGCCCGCCTATGCGAAGGATCGGGCGCGTTTCCTGCGTAACTGGCCGCAGGACAGTACGCTATACCAGGTTCTGGACGAGCGCCTTCCATCGGTGGTGGCAAAACCGAACAGTTAA
- a CDS encoding carbamoyltransferase family protein: MALTILGLSGALSHDPSAALYIDGKLIAAAEEERFVRDKHAKNRMPYESAKFCLEQAGIKPSDVDVVAIPFAPISLFGKARWHYAKRYWYAPDRALDAILMGNRRYKRYRKKIVWCLEQLGFDAKKVKIEPVEHHLAHAASAYHCSGFKEKTAILGIDGKGEYATTFFGYGENGRIHKIKEFFDPDSLGGLYGAITEFLGFEMLDGEFKVMGMAPYGDASKYDFSRLAKFENGELVINTDYANVIGLRRYKEKGKGFYFSPKLIEWLGPKREGDIADDPYIHYAASMQALFEKLALEMMDYYLGDIIRETGKIAFAGGCALNVKLNQKIIARPEVKELFVQPASGDAGTSVGAAAYVSHQRGVPVEKMEHVYLGPAYSNEDIIAACARHPNAPKWQKIDDMPQRIAKIMVDGNPVAWFQGRMEFGPRALGGRSIIGCPSIPGVADRINEQIKFRERWRPFCPSMLDTVGPQMLKVDHPSPFMTFTFEVNEEWKTRVSEVVHEDGTSRAQVLKREYNPRYYDMMLELEKLTGNGVSLNTSLNRRGEPMICSPKDALDMFYGSDLQYLIMEDILVVKE, from the coding sequence TTGGCATTGACGATCCTCGGCCTTTCCGGCGCCCTGAGCCATGATCCATCCGCCGCGCTATACATCGACGGCAAGCTTATCGCTGCCGCCGAAGAAGAGCGCTTCGTGCGTGATAAGCATGCGAAGAACCGCATGCCTTACGAGTCCGCCAAGTTCTGCCTGGAGCAGGCCGGCATCAAGCCGTCCGACGTCGATGTGGTCGCTATTCCTTTTGCGCCCATCAGTCTGTTCGGCAAGGCGCGTTGGCATTACGCCAAGCGCTACTGGTATGCGCCGGATCGTGCGCTAGACGCGATTCTCATGGGTAACCGCCGCTACAAGCGTTATCGCAAGAAGATCGTCTGGTGCCTGGAACAACTGGGTTTCGATGCCAAGAAGGTCAAGATCGAACCGGTCGAACACCACCTGGCCCACGCCGCCAGCGCTTATCACTGCTCGGGTTTCAAGGAGAAGACCGCGATCCTCGGCATCGACGGCAAAGGTGAGTACGCCACCACCTTCTTCGGCTACGGCGAGAATGGCCGCATCCACAAGATCAAGGAGTTCTTCGATCCAGATTCACTGGGTGGCCTGTACGGTGCTATCACCGAATTCCTCGGTTTCGAGATGCTCGACGGCGAGTTCAAGGTCATGGGCATGGCGCCCTATGGTGACGCCAGCAAATACGACTTTTCGCGCCTGGCCAAGTTCGAGAATGGTGAGTTGGTGATCAACACCGACTACGCCAACGTCATCGGACTGCGTCGCTACAAGGAAAAGGGCAAGGGGTTCTACTTTTCGCCCAAGCTGATCGAGTGGCTGGGCCCGAAGCGCGAAGGCGATATCGCCGACGACCCCTACATCCACTACGCCGCCAGCATGCAGGCGCTGTTTGAGAAGCTGGCGCTGGAAATGATGGATTACTACCTGGGCGACATTATCCGTGAGACCGGCAAGATCGCCTTCGCTGGTGGCTGTGCGCTGAACGTCAAGCTCAACCAGAAGATCATCGCCCGTCCCGAGGTGAAGGAACTGTTCGTGCAACCGGCTTCTGGCGACGCTGGTACTTCGGTCGGCGCTGCTGCCTATGTCTCGCACCAGCGTGGCGTGCCGGTGGAGAAGATGGAGCACGTCTATCTCGGCCCGGCGTACAGCAACGAAGACATCATTGCCGCCTGCGCTCGCCACCCGAACGCACCGAAGTGGCAGAAGATCGACGACATGCCGCAGCGCATCGCCAAGATCATGGTCGATGGCAACCCGGTGGCCTGGTTTCAGGGGCGTATGGAGTTCGGCCCGCGCGCACTCGGTGGTCGTTCCATCATTGGCTGCCCGAGCATTCCTGGCGTGGCCGACCGCATCAACGAACAGATCAAGTTCCGCGAGCGCTGGAGACCTTTCTGCCCGTCCATGCTCGATACCGTCGGCCCGCAGATGCTCAAGGTCGATCACCCGTCGCCATTCATGACCTTCACCTTCGAAGTGAACGAGGAGTGGAAGACCCGCGTGAGCGAAGTGGTGCACGAAGACGGCACCTCGCGCGCCCAGGTCCTCAAACGCGAGTACAACCCGCGCTACTACGACATGATGCTGGAACTGGAAAAACTGACAGGTAACGGCGTCTCGCTGAATACCTCGCTGAATCGCCGCGGCGAGCCGATGATCTGTTCACCGAAAGATGCGTTGGACATGTTCTACGGCTCTGACCTGCAGTACCTGATCATGGAAGACATTCTTGTCGTAAAAGAGTAG
- a CDS encoding glycosyltransferase family 9 protein produces MTVETHKGILQEREGTRISRSDCHIALVPSLGLGDSLIYLVVANNLARAGYRVTMLSNHLAHLADWLPNFAVLPFPKPEETQSLAGDYDLVLSDCGGIVVGIDQDPLQLAKQYVFVGTLRVDSAYIQDHSARVEQRCGPEKAALMSALSRCAGPMRVVDDPCVTMVEQAVAFCRSKLAIEQASCDPGFSIPVDFVARRYPQRVMLHPTSYNRKKNWPVQKYLRLAHRLKQQGYDPQFVLSPKERAEWSQHLGEAFLIPQFANVRELAAYLYESGYIIGNDSGVGHLAAALGVPVLTVYRKRRDGFCWRPGWGQNSVVRPRISLGAVKNAWMYFLSVGRVERAFERLVAKSEVRV; encoded by the coding sequence ATGACTGTCGAGACGCATAAAGGGATTTTGCAGGAACGCGAAGGAACGCGGATCAGTCGCTCCGACTGTCATATCGCATTAGTGCCTTCTCTGGGGTTGGGCGATAGCCTGATTTACCTGGTCGTGGCCAATAACCTGGCGCGGGCCGGCTACCGCGTGACGATGCTCAGCAACCACCTGGCGCATTTGGCCGACTGGTTGCCGAACTTCGCCGTGCTGCCGTTTCCCAAGCCCGAAGAAACGCAGAGCCTCGCCGGGGACTACGACCTCGTCCTGTCCGACTGCGGCGGTATTGTGGTCGGCATTGACCAGGATCCGCTGCAATTGGCGAAGCAGTACGTCTTCGTGGGCACGCTTCGCGTCGACTCCGCCTACATTCAGGATCATAGCGCTCGCGTCGAGCAACGCTGTGGGCCTGAAAAGGCCGCACTGATGAGCGCGCTGTCCCGCTGCGCAGGACCGATGCGCGTGGTCGATGACCCTTGTGTCACCATGGTTGAACAGGCGGTAGCGTTCTGTCGGAGCAAGTTGGCCATCGAGCAGGCGTCTTGCGACCCGGGTTTCAGCATTCCTGTGGACTTTGTCGCGCGTCGTTATCCGCAGCGGGTCATGCTGCACCCGACCTCCTATAACCGGAAGAAGAATTGGCCGGTCCAGAAGTATCTGCGCCTTGCCCATCGCCTCAAACAGCAGGGTTACGACCCACAGTTCGTCCTTTCTCCGAAGGAGCGGGCTGAATGGAGCCAACACCTGGGCGAGGCCTTTCTGATTCCTCAGTTCGCCAATGTGCGTGAGCTGGCGGCTTACCTCTATGAGTCGGGCTATATAATTGGTAATGATTCGGGCGTCGGGCACCTGGCGGCCGCCCTCGGTGTGCCGGTGTTGACGGTGTACCGCAAGCGTCGTGACGGTTTCTGCTGGCGGCCGGGCTGGGGACAGAACTCAGTGGTGCGCCCCCGTATTTCTCTGGGGGCAGTGAAAAATGCCTGGATGTATTTCCTCAGTGTAGGACGGGTAGAAAGAGCGTTCGAACGGCTGGTTGCCAAGAGTGAGGTACGTGTTTGA
- a CDS encoding glycosyltransferase family 2 protein — protein sequence MGIPGNSSGITLSVVIPAYNYAAVLPRAVESVLAQTESADSVELLVVDDGSTDDTAAVLEQLQTRYPGRFRALRKNNGGASSARNLGIREAAGHYLLFLDADDELAPGALQALTEHLAAHPHTRLVIGGHIGVSPDGKRREHLPESLPEDPVQRLRAYLLDKRLALSNGACVMHREVFKRGDYPEQFRSAEDIPVFAQAVANYPCSLIAQPLALVHKHDDSLRHQFSHAKAGGLALVDEVFSPRRLDQRFQGLKPEFYVQRSLSLFRSAYLASDVDAAKHYFSAAFRCDWRVVLKGSYMRKAVRLWLGMGV from the coding sequence ATGGGCATCCCTGGCAACAGCTCGGGCATCACGCTTTCAGTGGTAATTCCAGCCTACAACTATGCGGCCGTGTTGCCACGCGCAGTTGAGTCCGTGCTGGCCCAGACCGAATCCGCTGATTCGGTCGAGCTGCTTGTCGTCGATGACGGCTCGACCGATGACACCGCTGCAGTGCTGGAGCAGCTGCAGACGCGTTATCCGGGGCGCTTCCGTGCGCTGCGAAAAAACAACGGGGGCGCGTCCTCCGCTCGAAATCTGGGAATTCGGGAAGCCGCAGGACATTATCTGCTGTTCCTGGATGCCGACGACGAGTTGGCACCCGGTGCGCTGCAGGCTTTGACCGAACATCTGGCCGCCCACCCGCATACGCGCCTGGTAATCGGTGGGCACATTGGTGTTTCGCCCGACGGCAAGCGTCGGGAGCACCTGCCCGAATCGCTTCCGGAGGACCCGGTGCAGCGTCTGCGTGCCTATCTGCTGGACAAGCGCCTGGCGCTGTCCAATGGCGCTTGCGTCATGCACCGCGAGGTCTTCAAGCGGGGCGACTACCCCGAGCAGTTTCGCAGTGCGGAGGACATCCCCGTGTTCGCCCAGGCCGTGGCCAACTACCCCTGCTCGTTGATAGCGCAGCCATTGGCATTGGTTCACAAGCACGACGACAGCCTGCGGCACCAGTTCAGCCACGCTAAGGCCGGTGGATTGGCGCTGGTCGATGAGGTGTTTTCTCCCCGTCGGCTGGATCAGCGTTTTCAAGGGCTGAAGCCCGAGTTTTACGTGCAGCGCAGCTTGTCGCTGTTTCGCAGCGCCTACCTGGCGAGCGATGTGGATGCTGCCAAACACTATTTCAGTGCTGCCTTTCGCTGCGATTGGCGGGTGGTGCTCAAGGGATCGTATATGCGCAAGGCTGTTCGCCTGTGGCTCGGGATGGGCGTATGA